A genomic window from Polaribacter gangjinensis includes:
- the kdsB gene encoding 3-deoxy-manno-octulosonate cytidylyltransferase, which yields MKIIAMIPARYSATRFPGKLMKDLGGKPVIVRTYEAALQTNLFQEVYVVSDSDVIAKAIQTVGGNVIMSKKEHECGSDRIAEAVEFMEADIVINVQGDEPFIDAISLSKLIEAFKNDTENLIDLASLKVQITNKEDIENPNNVKVITDNFGFAMYFSRSVIPFHRDQEIDVKYYKHKGVYAFRKEALLDFYKREMTPLEAAEKIEAIRYLEVGKKIKIIETNVESIGIDTPEDLEKAIQFLKNA from the coding sequence ATGAAAATAATTGCCATGATTCCTGCACGTTACAGTGCCACTCGTTTTCCAGGAAAATTGATGAAAGATTTAGGAGGAAAACCTGTCATTGTAAGAACATATGAAGCCGCTTTGCAAACCAATTTATTTCAAGAGGTTTATGTAGTTTCAGATTCTGATGTTATTGCAAAAGCTATTCAAACTGTTGGAGGAAATGTAATTATGAGCAAAAAAGAACACGAATGTGGTTCTGATAGAATTGCAGAAGCTGTTGAATTTATGGAGGCAGATATTGTGATTAATGTGCAAGGTGATGAACCTTTTATTGATGCAATTTCATTATCAAAATTAATTGAAGCTTTTAAAAATGATACTGAAAATCTCATTGATTTAGCTTCTTTAAAAGTTCAAATCACTAACAAAGAGGATATTGAAAATCCCAATAATGTGAAGGTTATTACAGATAATTTTGGTTTTGCCATGTATTTTTCTAGAAGCGTTATTCCTTTTCATAGGGATCAAGAAATTGATGTAAAATATTACAAACACAAAGGTGTTTATGCTTTCAGAAAAGAAGCTTTGCTTGATTTTTATAAAAGAGAAATGACGCCTTTAGAAGCTGCTGAAAAAATCGAGGCAATCAGATATTTAGAAGTTGGGAAGAAAATTAAAATTATTGAAACTAATGTGGAAAGTATTGGAATTGATACTCCTGAAGATTTAGAAAAAGCTATTCAATTTTTAAAAAATGCATAA
- a CDS encoding type I phosphomannose isomerase catalytic subunit, with protein sequence MKDLQLLKFTPILKDKIWGGEKLSTLLHKNSQRNDIGESWEISDVEGDTSVVSNGFLKGKNLKELIAEYKSDLVGTKIYNHFGEKFPLLIKYIDAKEALSIQLHPHDDLAKKRHNSFGKTEMWYVMQADEKANLIVGFQKEVTPKEYLHHLENKTLTDILNIDEVQKGDVYFIPTGRVHAIGAGVLLAEIQQTSDITYRIYDWDRANPDGTFRDLHTDEAIDAIDYSAKESYKTTYSKHQNASSEIVSCPYFTTNVLPLKGKINVNHNDKDSFVIYMCVEGSTTFTYQNQTEKLAMGETILIPASIKNIEIVAENQSELLEVYIK encoded by the coding sequence ATGAAAGATTTACAATTATTAAAATTTACGCCCATTTTAAAGGATAAAATTTGGGGTGGAGAAAAATTATCTACCTTGTTACACAAAAATTCTCAGAGAAATGATATTGGCGAAAGTTGGGAAATATCGGATGTTGAAGGAGATACATCAGTAGTTTCGAATGGATTTTTGAAAGGTAAAAACTTAAAAGAATTGATTGCTGAATACAAAAGTGATTTGGTTGGAACTAAAATTTACAATCATTTTGGAGAAAAATTCCCGCTTTTAATCAAATATATTGATGCAAAAGAAGCATTAAGTATTCAATTGCATCCTCATGATGATTTGGCAAAAAAGCGCCACAATTCATTTGGAAAAACGGAAATGTGGTATGTAATGCAAGCAGACGAAAAAGCCAATTTAATTGTAGGTTTTCAAAAAGAGGTAACTCCTAAAGAATATTTGCATCATCTTGAAAACAAAACCTTGACAGATATTTTAAATATTGATGAAGTGCAAAAAGGCGATGTATATTTTATTCCAACTGGAAGAGTGCATGCAATTGGAGCTGGAGTTTTATTGGCAGAAATTCAACAAACTTCTGATATTACCTATCGAATTTATGATTGGGATCGTGCAAATCCTGATGGAACTTTTAGAGATTTGCATACAGATGAAGCGATTGATGCCATAGATTATTCCGCAAAAGAATCATACAAAACAACGTATTCAAAACATCAAAACGCATCATCAGAAATTGTTTCTTGCCCTTATTTTACAACAAATGTACTTCCTTTAAAAGGAAAAATTAATGTAAATCACAACGATAAAGATAGTTTTGTAATTTATATGTGTGTAGAGGGTTCAACTACTTTTACATATCAAAATCAAACAGAAAAACTTGCTATGGGCGAAACAATTTTGATTCCTGCATCTATTAAAAATATAGAAATTGTTGCTGAAAATCAATCAGAATTGTTAGAAGTTTATATCAAATAA